One Halobaculum roseum DNA segment encodes these proteins:
- a CDS encoding DUF7111 family protein, with amino-acid sequence MSSVDADGITATYEETETERLLTFERDGSRAAVAQNIEGYAMLKVREGGAAGDELERYYGFDMALDHVAELLDVAVHDLPVPEDAEDMGM; translated from the coding sequence ATGAGCAGCGTCGATGCCGACGGCATCACCGCGACGTACGAGGAGACGGAGACCGAGCGCCTGCTGACGTTCGAGCGCGACGGGAGCCGCGCCGCCGTGGCGCAGAACATCGAGGGGTACGCCATGTTGAAGGTGCGCGAGGGCGGCGCCGCCGGCGACGAACTGGAGCGCTACTACGGCTTCGACATGGCGCTGGATCACGTCGCGGAGCTGCTCGACGTCGCGGTCCACGACCTCCCGGTTCCCGAGGACGCCGAGGACATGGGAATGTAG
- a CDS encoding DUF7548 family protein has product MNLAESAPAAGVAACLALLVVLAAPFLLIADAGTGLGVYYASGTVGAAGVAFLAILLVVVFLSGRQERRPADTVAGVAVVAGVGLLALAIAWALAVDVQNLYSFPQSATWILWHRWLVVGVAALVPLSAGAFASAVV; this is encoded by the coding sequence ATGAACCTCGCCGAGTCCGCACCCGCGGCGGGCGTCGCAGCCTGCCTCGCGCTGTTGGTCGTGTTGGCCGCGCCGTTCCTCCTCATCGCCGACGCCGGTACGGGGCTGGGCGTCTACTACGCCTCCGGAACCGTCGGCGCCGCCGGCGTCGCGTTCCTCGCGATCCTCCTCGTCGTCGTCTTCCTCTCGGGTCGCCAGGAGCGCCGGCCGGCCGACACCGTCGCCGGCGTCGCGGTCGTCGCCGGCGTCGGCCTGCTGGCGCTGGCGATCGCGTGGGCGCTCGCCGTCGACGTTCAGAACCTCTACTCGTTCCCGCAGTCGGCGACGTGGATCCTCTGGCACCGCTGGCTCGTCGTCGGCGTCGCGGCGCTTGTCCCCCTCAGCGCGGGCGCGTTCGCCAGCGCCGTCGTGTAG
- a CDS encoding thiolase C-terminal domain-containing protein, translating into MEDVAIVGASMTPFGQRDAWIRELLAEAGQACLEDAGVSADAVDHLYVSNMASGEFEGQTGVPNALAHDLQAVPAYTARIDQTSSSGGAGIYAAWQSVASGVSDMTLLVGGEKMTHRTTAEATDVIASLTHPCEYKHGLTLPSFAGLTARLYLETYDAPRESLGKVAVKNHRNGVDNPHAQFRKEVDLDTVLDSPIVADPLRLYDFCPITDGSAALLLCPVSVAEEYADEYVTVAGIGGATDTHVVHERADPTTMRGVVESSDRAYEMADLSPDDVDVAELHDMFTILEFLQFEDLGFAEKGEGWKAVEEGRTDRDGELPINTSGGLKSKGHPLGASGVAQAYEIVQQLRGEAGKRQVDADVGLACNVGGFGNCVTTAIFEGVDA; encoded by the coding sequence ATGGAAGACGTCGCAATCGTCGGCGCGTCGATGACCCCGTTCGGGCAACGCGACGCGTGGATCCGGGAGCTGTTGGCGGAGGCCGGCCAGGCGTGCCTCGAGGACGCGGGCGTGTCGGCCGACGCCGTCGACCACCTGTACGTTTCGAACATGGCGAGCGGCGAGTTCGAGGGGCAAACCGGCGTCCCGAACGCGCTCGCACACGACCTCCAGGCGGTGCCGGCCTACACCGCCCGCATCGACCAGACCTCCTCCTCGGGCGGCGCGGGCATCTACGCGGCCTGGCAGTCGGTCGCCTCCGGCGTCTCCGACATGACGCTGCTCGTCGGCGGCGAGAAGATGACCCACCGGACGACCGCGGAGGCCACCGACGTGATCGCCTCGCTCACGCACCCCTGCGAGTACAAACACGGGCTCACGCTCCCCAGCTTCGCGGGGCTCACCGCACGGCTGTACCTGGAAACGTACGACGCCCCGCGCGAGAGCCTCGGAAAGGTCGCCGTCAAGAACCACCGGAACGGCGTCGACAACCCGCACGCGCAGTTCCGCAAGGAGGTCGACCTCGACACCGTCCTCGACTCGCCGATCGTCGCGGACCCGCTCCGGCTGTACGACTTCTGTCCGATCACCGACGGGTCGGCGGCGCTCCTCCTGTGTCCCGTCTCCGTCGCCGAGGAGTACGCCGACGAGTACGTAACGGTCGCGGGCATCGGCGGCGCGACCGACACTCACGTCGTCCACGAGCGCGCGGACCCGACGACGATGCGCGGGGTCGTCGAGTCGAGCGACCGGGCCTACGAGATGGCCGACCTGTCGCCCGACGACGTGGACGTGGCGGAGCTGCACGACATGTTCACGATCCTCGAGTTCCTCCAGTTCGAGGATCTCGGGTTCGCCGAGAAGGGCGAGGGGTGGAAGGCCGTCGAGGAGGGGCGCACCGACCGCGACGGCGAGTTGCCGATCAACACCTCCGGCGGCCTGAAGTCGAAGGGACACCCGCTGGGCGCCTCCGGCGTCGCGCAGGCGTACGAGATCGTCCAGCAACTCCGCGGCGAGGCCGGGAAGCGACAGGTCGACGCCGACGTGGGCCTCGCCTGCAACGTCGGAGGCTTCGGGAACTGTGTTACCACCGCGATCTTCGAGGGGGTGGACGCATGA
- a CDS encoding nucleic acid-binding protein, translating into MSDERADEGSESANGGGSGATRDDAPAFEAARYPDGSITYPAHPVGPGGEAPVDTVDLSEYTAEVITWTTSTATPPGVREPNHVAIVEFDVDGEPVRAIGQATTGDIEIGEEVEPVYCEELRDPDAGIREPASQEWDGFRFRPVE; encoded by the coding sequence ATGAGCGACGAACGCGCGGACGAGGGGAGCGAGTCCGCGAACGGAGGGGGGAGCGGAGCGACCCGCGACGACGCGCCCGCCTTCGAGGCCGCACGCTATCCTGACGGGTCGATCACCTACCCCGCCCACCCGGTCGGTCCGGGCGGGGAGGCGCCGGTCGACACGGTCGACCTCTCTGAGTACACCGCCGAGGTGATCACCTGGACCACGTCGACGGCGACGCCGCCGGGCGTGCGAGAGCCGAACCACGTCGCGATCGTCGAGTTCGACGTGGACGGCGAGCCCGTTCGCGCCATCGGACAGGCGACGACCGGCGACATCGAGATCGGCGAGGAGGTCGAGCCGGTGTACTGCGAGGAGCTTCGCGACCCCGACGCGGGCATCCGCGAGCCCGCCAGCCAGGAGTGGGACGGCTTCCGGTTCCGTCCCGTCGAGTGA
- a CDS encoding DUF7547 family protein produces MSTPSRDPGDDEDLAALVSELETTLADLRDELTGRERGAGRDADRRGDRGGGRVERSTADRDRRVLDDTRERRDRRRPPRPPSPGELFRFTSDYTIPTVVAVLEATIEALELLQGVIDLAAPGETPARRNRGRGARGGRRDRRDSRGLARTMLSDAVGEGVTAATDRAAADAADALERLRETLSEADLPEDEESRDLVADARDLSAELERRVRESRETVDRERDRERRADRGGDGGAAGDGGPVSIEVGEPDGSGESNEPGEDGDETEDGSDDGPDDVNRSEEADAPEVDVDAELESIKREVGNGNDDDREGDEGNHGDDTDGRGDAADDIDGDADDPTA; encoded by the coding sequence ATGAGTACCCCCTCCCGCGATCCCGGCGACGACGAGGACCTCGCGGCGCTGGTCTCCGAGCTGGAGACGACGCTCGCGGACCTGCGTGACGAGCTCACGGGCCGCGAGCGCGGCGCCGGACGCGACGCCGACCGCCGCGGTGACCGCGGTGGCGGCCGCGTCGAACGGTCCACGGCAGATCGCGACCGACGAGTCCTCGACGACACCCGGGAGCGACGGGACCGTCGTCGTCCGCCCCGTCCCCCGTCTCCGGGGGAGCTGTTCCGGTTCACGAGCGACTACACCATTCCGACGGTCGTGGCGGTCCTCGAAGCGACGATCGAGGCGCTCGAACTCCTCCAGGGAGTGATCGATCTGGCCGCCCCGGGGGAGACGCCGGCTCGCAGGAACCGCGGGCGCGGCGCTCGCGGGGGCCGACGCGACCGTCGCGATTCGCGCGGGCTCGCCCGGACGATGCTGTCGGACGCGGTGGGCGAGGGCGTCACCGCCGCGACCGACCGCGCGGCCGCCGACGCGGCAGACGCGCTCGAACGGCTCCGCGAGACGCTCTCGGAGGCGGACCTACCCGAGGACGAGGAGAGCCGGGACCTGGTCGCCGACGCGCGCGATCTGAGCGCGGAGCTGGAGCGCCGGGTCCGCGAGTCCCGCGAGACGGTCGACCGGGAGCGCGACCGCGAACGGCGCGCGGACCGCGGGGGCGACGGGGGAGCCGCCGGCGACGGCGGCCCCGTCAGCATCGAGGTCGGCGAGCCTGACGGCTCCGGCGAGTCCAACGAGCCGGGCGAGGACGGGGACGAAACCGAGGATGGATCCGACGACGGACCCGACGATGTGAATCGATCGGAAGAAGCTGACGCTCCCGAGGTCGACGTGGACGCGGAACTGGAGTCGATCAAGCGGGAGGTCGGGAACGGGAACGACGACGACAGGGAGGGGGACGAGGGGAACCACGGCGACGACACCGACGGCCGCGGGGATGCCGCGGACGACATCGACGGCGACGCGGACGACCCGACAGCCTGA
- a CDS encoding NADH:flavin oxidoreductase/NADH oxidase yields the protein MVDHLFSPLSLRDTEIPNRVFVSPMCQYSAPEGAPTDWHLVHLGSRAVGGAGLVMAEATAVSPEGRITPHDTGIWTDEQADEWARIAEFIDSQGSVPAIQLAHAGRKASTHRPWDGGDPVPIEEGGWEVDAPSGPYPRDGDEHPTNSLSTDGIGGVIEDFRAAAERALAAGFEVAEVHAAHGYLLHEFCSPVANDRDDEYGGSFENRTRLVREVTEAVREVWPDDKPVFVRISATDWIDDRESWDVEQSARLAPLLAEAGADLLDVSAGGISPAQEVPYAGPSYQLPYAEAIREHVAEVGADIAVASVGGITEPEQAEAIVANDRADAVLMAREFLRSPYWPLHAADELDEEIEWPVQYRRAKPR from the coding sequence ATGGTCGATCACCTGTTCTCCCCGCTCTCGCTGCGGGATACCGAGATCCCCAACCGCGTGTTCGTCTCGCCGATGTGCCAGTACTCCGCGCCGGAGGGCGCGCCGACCGACTGGCATCTCGTCCACCTCGGATCGCGCGCGGTCGGCGGCGCCGGCCTCGTGATGGCGGAGGCGACCGCGGTCTCGCCCGAGGGCCGGATCACGCCCCACGACACCGGGATCTGGACCGACGAGCAGGCCGACGAGTGGGCCCGGATCGCGGAGTTCATCGACTCACAGGGGTCCGTGCCCGCGATACAGCTCGCGCATGCCGGGCGGAAGGCGTCAACCCACCGACCGTGGGACGGCGGCGATCCGGTCCCGATCGAGGAGGGCGGCTGGGAAGTCGACGCGCCGTCGGGGCCGTACCCCCGCGACGGCGACGAACACCCGACGAACAGCCTCTCGACGGACGGGATCGGGGGCGTGATCGAGGACTTCCGCGCGGCCGCCGAGCGCGCGCTGGCGGCCGGCTTCGAGGTCGCCGAGGTGCACGCGGCCCACGGCTACCTGCTCCACGAGTTCTGCTCGCCGGTGGCCAACGACCGCGACGACGAGTACGGCGGCTCCTTCGAGAACCGCACCCGGCTCGTGCGCGAGGTGACGGAGGCGGTGCGCGAGGTGTGGCCCGACGACAAGCCCGTGTTCGTGCGGATCTCCGCGACCGACTGGATCGACGACCGCGAGTCGTGGGACGTCGAGCAGTCGGCGCGGCTCGCCCCGCTGCTTGCCGAGGCCGGCGCCGACCTGCTGGACGTGAGCGCGGGCGGCATCTCGCCCGCACAGGAGGTGCCCTACGCGGGCCCGAGCTATCAGCTCCCGTACGCCGAGGCGATCCGCGAGCACGTCGCCGAGGTCGGCGCCGACATCGCGGTCGCCTCGGTGGGCGGCATCACCGAGCCGGAACAGGCCGAGGCGATCGTCGCGAACGACCGCGCGGACGCCGTGCTCATGGCCCGCGAGTTCCTCCGGTCGCCGTACTGGCCGCTGCACGCGGCCGACGAACTCGACGAGGAGATCGAGTGGCCCGTGCAGTACCGCCGAGCGAAGCCGCGCTGA